The following proteins come from a genomic window of Candidatus Zixiibacteriota bacterium:
- a CDS encoding HAD family hydrolase has protein sequence MSTITTLLIDVGGPVVIENEAEKAWHNRLKMLVFEHTGKALNDYEIEHYLQEAVRCYAPSVYSYVIWQAVKPDKGLFYRLREEFDRFPLEEHFKFQPGIKELLAKLQRHFRLGIAANQNEGAYRFLEKAGILEYFDFKKVSEQIGFSKPDVRHFLTIMEALGSRPDETAMIGDRQDNDIVPAKLLGMKAIRLLTGINRNQMVRYPKEEADYTVETIEELLEVPFIKEKMQKQ, from the coding sequence ATGAGCACCATTACCACGCTACTTATAGATGTCGGCGGGCCTGTTGTCATCGAGAACGAGGCGGAGAAAGCCTGGCACAACCGCCTGAAAATGCTGGTCTTTGAGCACACCGGAAAAGCGCTCAACGATTATGAGATAGAGCATTACCTTCAAGAAGCGGTGCGATGCTACGCTCCCTCGGTCTACTCATACGTCATCTGGCAGGCGGTAAAACCGGACAAAGGGCTGTTCTATCGTCTGCGGGAAGAATTTGACCGGTTCCCGCTGGAAGAGCATTTCAAATTTCAGCCCGGCATAAAAGAGCTACTGGCAAAACTTCAACGACACTTTCGGCTGGGGATTGCGGCCAATCAGAATGAAGGGGCTTATCGCTTCCTCGAAAAAGCCGGCATTTTGGAATATTTCGATTTCAAGAAGGTTTCCGAGCAGATAGGGTTCTCCAAACCGGATGTCCGGCATTTCCTGACAATTATGGAAGCGCTGGGAAGCCGGCCGGATGAAACAGCCATGATTGGGGACCGTCAGGACAACGATATCGTTCCGGCGAAACTTCTTGGGATGAAAGCGATTCGCCTACTAACCGGCATCAACCGGAACCAGATGGTGCGGTATCCCAAAGAAGAGGCTGACTATACCGTTGAGACGATTGAGGAACTTCTCGAGGTGCCGTTTATTAAGGAAAAGATGCAGAAGCAATAA